Proteins from one Drosophila gunungcola strain Sukarami chromosome 3R, Dgunungcola_SK_2, whole genome shotgun sequence genomic window:
- the LOC128266754 gene encoding uncharacterized protein LOC128266754, giving the protein MIGRLSFWYKENVSNEVDCVACRLISGIGLLGIGAYLLAQSKKRPKPLEHYTMKSLAAAVGLLGVARLADANFLKATVEEPKEKEPKTSQSTSDHQFFARR; this is encoded by the exons TTTTTGGTACAAAGAAAACGTTTCCAACGAGGTGGATTGTGTGGCCTGTCGTTTGATCAGTGGAATCGGTCTTCTTGGGATCGGTGCATATCTTTTGGCGCAATCAAAGAAGCGCCCAAAGCCCCTTGAGCATTACACTATGAAAAGTCTGGCTGCAG CCGTTGGATTACTGGGCGTGGCCCGTCTGGCAGATGCGAATTTCCTGAAAGCAACAGTCGAGGAACCGAAAGAAAAGGAGCCTAAGACTTCGCAGAGCACCAGTGATCATCAGTTCTTTGCAAGACGATAA